The Bradyrhizobium sp. CCBAU 051011 DNA segment ACTGGATGGCCGGAACAAAGTCCGGCCATGACGAACGTTAGCGACGGGCCGCCACCATGCTCACCGAAGCCTCAACCTACGACGAGCTCTACCGCAACTTCCGCTGGGATGTCCCGGATCGCTTCAACATGGCGACTGCGTGTTGCGATCGATATGCCGACGGCACCAACCGGCTGGCGCTGATCTATGTCGACGAGGACGGCGTCACCACGCGCACCTCGTTCGACGAGGTCGCCGAGATGTCACGCCGGTTTGCCAACGTGTTGAAGGCCGACGGCCTCTCGCGCGGCGACCGCATAGCCGTGTTCCTGTCGCAATCCCTTGAATTACCGATCGCGCATCTCGCGGCGTTCCGTTCCGGCATGATTTCCATTCCGCTGTTCGCGCTGTTCGGCGAGGACGCGCTGGAATTCCGGCTGTCGAATTCCGGCGCACGGGCCATCGTTACCGACGAAAGCGGATGGGAGAAGCTCTCGAAGATTCGCGACCGGCTGCCCTATCTCCAGGCTATCTATGTCACGACCGACATCGCGCACGCTGGCGCGAAGCCGTTCTGGCCGGCGATCGAGGAAGCGGACGACGTGTTCCCTACCGTCGATACCTCGGCGGACGATCCGGCTCTGATCATCTACACCTCGGGCACCACGGGTAATCCGAAAGGCGCGCTGCATGCGCATCGCGTCGTGCTCGGCCATCTCCCCAATGTCGAGATGTGCCACAATTTCTTGCCGCGGCCGGGCGATCTGATGTGGACGCCGGCCGACTGGGCCTGGATCGGCGGGCTGATCAATTGCCTCTTGGCGTTCTGGTATCACGGCATTCCCCTGGTCGGCCACCGCGCGCGCAAGTTCGAGCCGCAGGCGGCGATGACGATGATGGCCGAGCTTGGCATCCGCAACACCTTCCTGCCGCCGACTGCGCTGAAACTGATGCGGCAGGCCGGCGTGAAAAATCCGGCCTTGAACCTGCGCAGCATCTTCACCGGTGGTGAATCGCTTGGCGGCGAATTGCACGGCTGGGTGCGCGAGACCTTCGGCATCGACGCGCATGAAGTGTTCGGCCAGACCGAATGCAATCTCGTGATCGGCAGCAATTCGAACCTGTTCCCGATCCGCCCCGGCTCGATGGGCAAGGCGACGCCGGGCTTCGATGTCCGCATCGTCAACGACAAGGGCGAGGAATTGCCCCGTGGCGAGCGCGGCATCATCGGCGTGCGCCAGCCCTGTCCCTGCACCATGATCGAATACTGGAAGAATCCGGAAGCGACCGCGAAGAAATATGCCGGCGAATTTTTGCTGACCGGCGATCTCGGCGTGCAGGATGAAGACGGCTATTTCTGGTACGTCAGCCGCGAGGACGACGTGATCACCACCGCCGGCTATCGCGTCGGCCCCTCGGAGATTGAGCACACGCTGATGAAACATCCGGCGGTCGCGATGTCGGCGGTGGTCGGAATTCCCGATCCGATCCGCACCGAATCCATCAAGGCCTGGATCGTGCTGCGTCCGGGCTTTGCGCCAAGCGACGCGCTGGCGCGCGAGATCCAGGAGTTCGTGAAAGTGCAACTCGCCGCCCACGAATATCCGCGCTTCGTGCAGTTCGCCGAGACCCTGCCGATGACGGCGACGGGGAAGGTGCTGCGGCGGGAACTGCGGGCGCTGGGTTAGGGCTCTTCGGTCAATTCGACGCGGTAGAAAAATGCAAAAGAAAACGACCAACGCCGCGGGCTTGCACCGCGCCTCGCTCAAGAAGCTCCACGATTTGGACGCGGCGCTCGAGCTCATGTATTACGGCTGGCGCGGGATGACGCTCTCGGCCGACCAGTATCTTGCCACGCTTGGCCTGTCGCGCCCGCACCATCGCATTCTCTATGTGGTTGCGCGCCAGCCCGACATCTCGATCGGGTCGCTGATCGAGATCCTCGGCATATCCAAGCAAGCCGTGAACCGGCCGCTTGGCCTGTTGCTGCAACGTAAGCTTCTGACATCGAAGCGGTCGCCCGAGCAGCATCGCTCCAAACTGCTGCGGCTGACGGAAGCAGGAAAGCGCATCGAGCAACGGGCGTCGGGTTACGAGCGCAAGGTGCTGCGCGAGGCGTTTGATCGTGTCGGTTCCCCCGGCGCTGCTGCCTGGATGGCGGTCATGGGGGTCATCGCAGACAACAACTGACCGCTTTCTCATGTCAACATAGTTGACGTTAAAATTGCCCTGTGTCATCTCTTCCTGGCAGTTGCACAGAGAGAGGGCGCGAGCATGAGCGAACAGCCAATGGACCGGGCCGCTGCGGGACGCTTTGTCGAGACGTGGTGTGCGAACTGGCGCAAGGTCGATATCGACGCCGTCGTTTCGCACTTCGCCGAAAACGCCGAGATGCGCAGCCCCCTGGCGCTCAAATTAACCGAGTCGCCCGTGGTCGCGGGCGTCGAGAACATCCGTGCTTACTGGCAGAAGGCCTACGGCCATATCGCTAGCGCGGACCTGAAAATCCTGAACTGGAGTTGGGACGATACGATTGCTCGCTTGACGGTCTGGTGGCAGCTGGGCGACGCGCGCGCCAGCGAGTTCATGGACTTCGACGGTGCCGGCCGTGTGATGCGTAGCGAGGCCTTCTACGGAAAGTAGCCATGCGATTTTCGGACATTATTCTGCTTCTCAATACGCTCTGGTTCGGCGGCGCGTTCATCCAGTTCAGTATTGCCCAGGGCAATACGCTCAAGATATTGGTGCCGCGCGAGGAGCGCGGAAATCCGATCGCCCCGACCTTGTCGGCCAGCGTTGCGTTTCTGGGTGGGATCAATCTGCCGATCGGCCTCCTGTCCTTGTATCTCCTTTTGTTCCGGCCGCCCTTCTTTCAGGCGGACGCGCAGCTTGCGTTGTTCCTGTTCTTCGCCGCGTGTCACTTCAGCCAGTTCGCCTACAACCTTCCGGTCCTGATGCGCGGCGGACGGGTCGGGGTGGCGTATTGGCCTGTGTTGAAGGGGCCGATGCTCCGGATTTTTGTCATCGATGCGGTGCTGTTTGTTGCGAACCTTGTTGTGGCGCTGCTGCTCCTGCTCCGGTTCTGACATGCGGTGCTCCCGTTTCCAGCCGCCGAAGCGGTGAGGGGGAGCCGTCAGGCGGCAATGCCGGCGCCCGATGGCTTGACGAAGATCAATACGCAGTCCCGTGGATCGGCTCCAATACGTCCGATCATGGAGGGGGAGCGCGATGTCGATCTCCGGAAAGGCCGATCCGGTGGTGCGGCCGATTACTGCGGCGGACATTGCGGAGGCGCTGAGCCAGGGGTTGCGGGATTTTCAGGCGATGCCGCTCTACGGGCTCGCCTTCGGTGCATTCTATGCCGCCGGCGGGATCGCAATCCTGCTCTGCCTGACGGCATTCGGCATGGTCTATCTGGTCTATCCGCTTGCCGCGGGCTTCGCGATGATCGGCCCGTTCGTCGCTATCGGGCTCTACGAGGTGAGCCGGCGGCGCGAAGCCGTGCAGCCGGTTTCGTTCGGCGCGATCTGGGCCACGATCAGAACGCGCAGTGAAATCGGCTGGATGGCCTTCGTCACGCTGTTCGTGTTCGTGGTGTGGATGTACCAGGTGCGGCTGTTGATCGCGCTGCTGCTCGGGCTCAACGCCTCGTTCTCCAGCCTGCACGATTTCATCACCGTGGTTCTCACCACCAATGAGGGATTGCTGTTCCTCGCAATCGGCAACGCGGTCGGCGCCGCGCTGTCGCTGATCCTGTTTTCGCTGACCGTGGTGTCGTTTCCGCTGCTGCTCGACCGCGACGTCGATTTCGTCACCGCGATGATCACGAGCGTCCGCGCGGTGGTGACGAGCCCGCTGCCGATGATCGGCTGGGCGGCACTGATCGTGGTGCTGCTCGCGGTCTCGGCGATGCCGTACTTTCTCGGTCTCGTGGTGACGCTGCCGGTGCTCGGCCACACCACCTGGCACCTCTATCGCCGGATCATCGCGCCGGTGCCCGGCTAGATCGCGACCCCGATCATTTCGCCTTCAGAACCGCACGCAGCATCGCTGCCAGATCGTGCCGGCGGTAGGGCTTGTTCAGGATCCGCACGTCGCGGCCGGCCCCGTCGATCGCCTCGGCGGGATGTTCGGTATGGCCGGAGGTGAGGAGAATCTTCAACTGAGGCCGCAGGCGCGCGGCCTGGCGGGCGAGCTCGGTGCCGAACATGCCGCCGGGCATCGCGACATCCGTGAACAGGAGATGGATGTTCTCGGGGCCGCGCAGTATTTCGAGTGCCGCGGGCGCGTTGGGCGTGAC contains these protein-coding regions:
- a CDS encoding acyl-CoA synthetase; this encodes MLTEASTYDELYRNFRWDVPDRFNMATACCDRYADGTNRLALIYVDEDGVTTRTSFDEVAEMSRRFANVLKADGLSRGDRIAVFLSQSLELPIAHLAAFRSGMISIPLFALFGEDALEFRLSNSGARAIVTDESGWEKLSKIRDRLPYLQAIYVTTDIAHAGAKPFWPAIEEADDVFPTVDTSADDPALIIYTSGTTGNPKGALHAHRVVLGHLPNVEMCHNFLPRPGDLMWTPADWAWIGGLINCLLAFWYHGIPLVGHRARKFEPQAAMTMMAELGIRNTFLPPTALKLMRQAGVKNPALNLRSIFTGGESLGGELHGWVRETFGIDAHEVFGQTECNLVIGSNSNLFPIRPGSMGKATPGFDVRIVNDKGEELPRGERGIIGVRQPCPCTMIEYWKNPEATAKKYAGEFLLTGDLGVQDEDGYFWYVSREDDVITTAGYRVGPSEIEHTLMKHPAVAMSAVVGIPDPIRTESIKAWIVLRPGFAPSDALAREIQEFVKVQLAAHEYPRFVQFAETLPMTATGKVLRRELRALG
- a CDS encoding MarR family transcriptional regulator is translated as MQKKTTNAAGLHRASLKKLHDLDAALELMYYGWRGMTLSADQYLATLGLSRPHHRILYVVARQPDISIGSLIEILGISKQAVNRPLGLLLQRKLLTSKRSPEQHRSKLLRLTEAGKRIEQRASGYERKVLREAFDRVGSPGAAAWMAVMGVIADNN
- a CDS encoding nuclear transport factor 2 family protein, whose amino-acid sequence is MSEQPMDRAAAGRFVETWCANWRKVDIDAVVSHFAENAEMRSPLALKLTESPVVAGVENIRAYWQKAYGHIASADLKILNWSWDDTIARLTVWWQLGDARASEFMDFDGAGRVMRSEAFYGK
- a CDS encoding DUF2189 domain-containing protein, which translates into the protein MSISGKADPVVRPITAADIAEALSQGLRDFQAMPLYGLAFGAFYAAGGIAILLCLTAFGMVYLVYPLAAGFAMIGPFVAIGLYEVSRRREAVQPVSFGAIWATIRTRSEIGWMAFVTLFVFVVWMYQVRLLIALLLGLNASFSSLHDFITVVLTTNEGLLFLAIGNAVGAALSLILFSLTVVSFPLLLDRDVDFVTAMITSVRAVVTSPLPMIGWAALIVVLLAVSAMPYFLGLVVTLPVLGHTTWHLYRRIIAPVPG